Part of the Acaryochloris thomasi RCC1774 genome, AGAAACGAACCTCTAAGTTGACGGTACTCGCCGCTAGCTCTCGCACCAGCACCTCCGGTACAGGGCTGCTCTCAACCAGCTCTTCTTGACTCACGGCAGCTTGAATCACCTGAACGGCTTCAGAAATATCAGCGTCATAATCAATGCCCACCATCACTGAGCTGCGGCGAATATTTGAGGCTGTATTATTGATGATGCTAGCCCCAAAAACCTCTTGATTGGGAATGTAGACCATTCGGCCATCGTAGGTTTTCATAGTGGTGGCCCGCAGTTGAATCTGCGTGATCGTGCCTTCATAGTCTGAAATCACCACCTGATCGCCCAGGCGGAACGGACGAGCTGCCAGCAAAATGACGCCTGAGATATAGTTGCTCAGTACATCCTTGAGGCTAAAACCAATGGCAACGCTGGTCAGGCCCAGCGCTCCTAGAAGCGCTCCAAAATCTAGGCCCAGAACCCCCAGAGCGATGACTAAGCCAACAATCCAAACACCGCCATATCCTAGCCGTCCGATCAAAACTTCGGTGCTGCGATCGCCCTCTGTCTGCTGTGCCCAGCGAAAGGCAATATAACGGACACCGGTAGCTGCCCCCCAAGTCACGAGGACTACCAATAACGCCCCCACAAATGCAGGCAAGCTCTCGATTGCGTTTCGACTCAGTTGACGCACGGTTGTGTTCAGCCGCTGAACCACATCTATTGCTAGGGGAGGAGCTTCCAGAGACTGATTCAAGCGTTCAGTCCAGTTTTGGGCTAGATCTTCGACCGATAGACCATAGTCTTCTGCATCTTGGCCAGTCACCGTCATCAGAACACGGTTATTGAGCTGTAGCGTCGTCACCTCTCGCACGGCCTGGATAGTGACATCCCCAATCTCGTCACGAGAAAGAACGCTGGCAATTCGGCGATTGATAATCGCAGCCCGCTTGCTGGCCTCCAACTCAGAGAGGCTTCCCACCTGGAACACTGAGCGTCCCTTAACCACCACATCGGCAAAGTATTCAGTCGTATCAGGTTCTGAGGCAGGCGCGGTTATGGGTGGAGGCTCTTGACCCAGCGTTGGTGGAGCAGGCGCTCCGACGAGTAGCGCTGCAACGACCATCAGCGCTGCGCCTCCTCTGGCAATGGGTAGGTGATAAGCTACCGCAACGCCCAAAAATCGGTGTTTTACCATATCAACAAACGCAATGATTGACTGCAAAAAGCCCAGGCAACGGTGCTGCCTGGGCTGGATACTTCTTAAACTGTGTAGAAGCGCGACCTAATCTATCGCTTTCTTAATTTCGTCCTTGACGTTTTCTACAGAGTGGCGCGCTGCGGCTCCTTCCTGCTTAGCTTGTCCTTCGCTTACGTCTTTAGGGTTGCCGGTTACTTCACCAACGGCCTCTTGGACTTTTCCTTCGATGTTCTGAGCCGTAGCTTTGGCTCTGTCTTCTATACTCATGATCTTTACCTCTTTGTCTCTGAAACAGGTTTGTCTGGCCCGAAACAACTTTTACTTGCCCATTGCAGACTTAGCAGTTTCCTGAATGTCGTCTGCTACAGTTGAACCCTCAGAATTGCTAGGGTTGTACATCTTACCCATGTCTGCTCGGCCCTGAACTTCGTTGAGTCCCTTCTTAGCCTTTGCCTGCACTGCCTTCATAGACTTCGGATCAGCATCAGGGTTTGCGGACTCTTTACTCTCTTGATAAATGCTGTCTAACTGAGCCGCACCATCTGAGGGCTTACTGCTAGCACCACCAAAGGCTAGAGCAGGAGAGGTGTTAGCGGCAATGTACAAGGTGCAGACCAGCATTACGGCCACCAGCTTAGCGACGCGGAGTAAAGACGTAAGCTTAGTAAAAATGAACTGCATAGTTAAATATTCTCCAATCAATGTACTTGAAATAAAACTTTCGGCCCTCTAGTTGAGTAGCCCTTTGACGCTATCGGTAATGCCTTCAGCAGCATCCTGAACTTCAGAACCGATATCGCCAGCTGTTCCCTGAACACGGCCTACATCTCGCTTGGCTTTGCCATCCAACTTCTTAGCGACGCCTTCAGCTTTATTCTGCGTATTGCCTACTCGACTTTGAACCTCGCCAGCAGCACCTTGTACAGCACCTTCTAGTTTGTTGCTAGTACCGGCACCGACGGTGGCGTCGAGATCTGACTTGGCCTTGCTGTCTGCTCTGCCAAAGAGGGCTGCCATGGGCTGCGTGGGTGATGCGATCGCAACTCCACCATCGAGTGGTGTACCCAGACTGACAGTGATTACTGTGGCGACTAGGAACAATCCTGTCAAAGCCTTGGCGGCTAACGATCGAATTTTTTTGCTTATAGGTTGCATAACTTGCTCCCAAAATATAGGTTGGACGACGAATCACCCGACAGCCGGGTCGGCTCAGCAATAGACCGTATCGTTCTTCAATACAGTTCTTGCGAAATAGAACAGATGACTGCTTCAGAGTGAAACAGAGATTGCCAGCTCAATCTGAAAATGCTGTTGAAACAAGACAGCGAACCAAGCTTGAGGCAGACCTCATTACATCCGCTGCATAGCTGCCTTTCTTTGAGCTGACATCAAGTTATCCTGTTCGGCTGAAGCCACACCTCTACCCTGAGATGGATCTCTAAGAAGCCTTGGGATAGACCGTGGCCTTACATCGCCTCAATCCGAAAACATAGTCCCTCGAAAGTGTAGGGAAGAGGCGCACATCACACAAACCGGATCTTTGCAAAACAGGCTGCTGCACAACGGTTGTTAGGGCTGAGGCACCCAGACTGAAATAGAGCCGCCCTGACAACGGAACTCAGCCCAGCCTTCTGCATTGGTTGTGACGGGCTCATCAACATGCTCGGTGAGATCGATATAGGTGCGATGGGGCTGACCGATCTCCATCCATTTGGTGCCGTCATCGCCGTTGCTGATCACCACCGCCACACCGCCAGGATGTTCATCATTACCTAGCCTTGTCCAGCCAAGGCAGTTGGCGTGATCAAAGTAGTCATATTGGTCGCCATATGCGTAGGCTTGGCGGGCAGAAAGGAACTTATCAATCAGCCATTGGTGACTGTCTAACCAGATTTCGTATTCATTGCCGTCTTTGCCATAGTCTGTATAGTGAGCACCGTAATAGTCTGCATAAAAGACGCAGGGGTACCCATCTCGGCGCAGCAGAATCAGCCCGTAGGCTAGAGGCTTAAACCAAGACTCTACAACTGATTCAAGAGCCTGCAGCGGTTGCGAGTCATGGTTTTCAACCAAGGTGACGGCCAGAGCGGGCTGCTGCTTGACGAGGGTGCCGTCGAAGATTTGTCGCAGGTCATAATTTTGCCCCTGCTTGCCCGCTTCGGTGAAGTTGTAGTGCAGCGGTGCATCAAAGAGCATGACATCACCCCCCGTAACTGAGACAAAGTGGTGGAGGGCTTCAATCTCGTCAGACCAATACTCTCCCACGGCAAATAACTTTTTCCCTGACACCTGACGACAGTGGTTAAGCCAATCGGGAAAGAAATTAGCCTTTACATGCTTAACGGCATCGAACCGGAATCCGTCAACTTGGGTAGTGTCTACATACCAAGCTCCCCAGCGCATGAGTTCATCTCGAACCTCAGGATGCTCCATGTCTAGATCACAGCCCATGAGGTAGTCAAAAACACCTTTTTCTAGATCGACATTGTTGTCAAAGGCTTTGCCTTCAAACAGGTAGACTGCCTGTTGTTCATCGTTGTAGGCGTTGTAGTCTACTGCATCGAAGTGCCACCAGTGCCATTCCATTTCGGAGTATTTGCCCTGCCGCCCTGGAAACGTATAGTGGGTCCAAACCTTAACGGTTTGCGGCGCGCCGATGGGCTGGTTGCGATCGTGGGGGTTAAGAGGCGTGGCTTTGGCTTCTTCTTCATGATCAGCCCCTAGCTTGTGATTAAGCACGACATCAGCATAGACGCGAATGCCAGCGTCATGGGCAGCATCAATAGCCGCAAGATATTCGTCCTTGGTGCCGTACTTCGTGGGGATAGAGCCTTTTTGGTCGAATTCACCGAGGTCGTAGATATCATAAACGCCGTAGCCGACATCGTAGCCGCCTCCTTGTCCTTTATAGGCGGGGGGCAGCCAGAGTGACGTAATGCCCCTGTCAGCGAGAAACTGCGCCTGTTTTTTCACTTCTTGCCAGAGGCTACCGCCAGGGGGAGAGTACCAGTGAAAGTACTGCATCATGACGCCATTAGGATTCGACATTACAGTGGCCTTCTATTGAGAGGGGTTAGGAGTACGGCTGTCCGTACAGGATGCTCATGGTGGGGAAGTGTAGCGCTCTGAATACGAATGGAGCCTCCATCCCAAGATAGATCGCACTGACGGATCTCTATCTTTTAGCAGAGTCAAGTTTTAGAAATCTCATTCTCTAGGGGTGTTACTCTTTATGTAGATTGCAATACATTATTGCTGTGATGTTAACCAACCTTATTGGTTGACAACCCGGTTTGAAAATCCATCGCACCGTTATTGGCAACTTGAGGTGTTTTAATTCTCTCAATTTGCCTTTGGTTGTATCGGCCTTGCTTCGGCAGAGCCTCCTACCATTGCCAACTTATGAGTGTTTGTAGGCTCTCGGCTTGTCGGTAACGGTCTTAAATGAAGGAGAAGTCACTGTGCCCGCAGCATCAAAGCCCACGATTGGTCAGTTAGAACGATCGCTATCTCAAAAGATTCAGGCTCTGTACCGAGAACAGCTAGGGCATTTACCCAGTAAAGTCACCTGCCAGATCTTCGGTGAGAAGCTGGCGGTCGTGATCGAAGATTCGCTCACTCAGCCCGAGAAGCTGTTAGTGGAAGAAGGACAAAAAGATTTAGCAACGCAGGTCCGCAGCGATCTGGACGATGCCATTCAGCCTCAGCTCAAGACTGTGATTGAGGATATTTTAGGGGTTCAGGTTTTAGATGTCCTCAGTGACGCAACGCTCTCGACAGGGCGCACCGGGCTGATCGCAGTTCTAGACAAGACACCTGAAGTGCGGAACCCTGCATCGATTCCGAAGGCCAAATCGAAGGCGGGTTAAGGGGTACTTGAAAGATCCCGTCAAGTGTTTCTGTCTTAGAGAGAGCAAGCAATGTCTACCGATTCTCAAACCGTTGAACAGCTCTTGGCTGCCCGAGTCACTTCAACGTATCAAATGCTGATGGGGCACCCCTTAAAACAGGTCTCCTGCCATTTCTTGAGCACCCACGCCATTGCTATCCTTTTAGAGGGTGCGATCACACAGCCAGAGAAGCTTCTGCTCAGTAGCGGCTATGGCGAGCTGGTACAGGTTATTCGGCAGCGCCTCAATGACATCATTCGGCCCCGCATCGTTGCTGAGGTGGAAGCTGTTCTGCAAAGAGGGGTGATCGATTCACCCAACGACGTCAAGTTTGAGTCAGACCGCATGAGCTTTATTTTGGTTCTGACAGAGCCATCGAATAAGGTACAAAACGACCTGTTTGAGAATGCTGCAGGGGGATAAGGGCCAAGTAAGGACAGAGTATATTGGCGAGATCTTCAAGCAAATATGGTTTGCTCAAGCAATGAGCACAGCCCGCATCGAGAAGCCGCTGTCGATCGATAGCGCTAGACAATGCCGTGACCGCTACTACTGTGGCTAGGGCCGACTGTTCATATTGCTTAAACTGATCCAGTAGCTCTAGGCCCGAGAAGTCAGGCAGAACAGCATCCAAAAGAACGATATCTGGGGCAGATGCGATCGCAACCCGCAGCCCTTCCACGGCTGTTGCAGCAGTCAAACATCGGCAGCCCAACTGCTCTAGAACATAAACAGCGATCTGCCGACAGTCTTCACTGTCGTCAATAATCAGGGCGATAGGCTGGGTCGATGCGGCCAAGTGACTCGGGATAATGCATGTTTGCCCAACCCGCAAACTCAAGCTTGGAATCATGGACTGGATCTACCTTACAGTCAGCGTGCGTAGGCAGTCCTTTTGCAGAGTCTAATTTCTGAGAAAGGATGGCTATTGAAAGGACTCAGGTTGTCTTTTTACTCGGTTTTTAGCGGAGCGAAGAAAAACAAGCTAAATATTAATATTAAGCGGAATGCCAAACCACTGTTCGAGAACCGCTTAGAGCCATTGTAGCAAATCAAAACTTGGCTTACCAACTCTTCGACTTCCTGTGTGCTTTTCGGCTTTTTCAGCAGCCATGACGCTTAGAATTTCTATCGCAGAGCCAAGAAATTTAAGCGTAAGTCTCTATCTTTTGCTAGAGGTGCATCGTCCAACTTTATCTTTTAATTGGGTGGCACCTGATATTGATTAAGCTGAGGTAACCTTGAGGATGCCTCAAGGGAAAACCAGATCCTTTAACACTATATTTAGCCTGCTATGAGTGACTTTTTACAGGAAATAAAGGAAACGCTGCTGGAGCTAGTCGGTAAAAGTATTGCCTCTCTGCCCGGCATCCTTTTTGCTATTTTCGTTTTATTAGTGGTTCGCTACGTCGCAGGTTTCGTGAAGCGGCTATCCTCTCGGGTTGCTCGGAAAGCGCTCAAGAGTCGGTCTCTACAGACACTGATCGCGCAAACCAGCTATGTCTTGACCTGGACTGCAGGCATTCTGGTTGCCTGTATTTCTGCCTTTCCTGGTTTGGAGCTAGGGGATATCATCGCCCTCTTAGGGCTAGGTTCCGTTGCTGTTGGTTTTGCCTTCCAGGATATTTTTAAAAACTTTTTGGCTGGGATTTTACTGCTACTACAGGAGCCGTTTTCTCTAGGCGACCAGATTATCGTTGCAGACTACGAAGGCACCGTGGACAGCATTGCCCTGCGCTCGACTCAGATTCGCACCTATCAGGGTGAGCTAATTGTGATGCCGAATTCAATTGTGTTCACGAGTCCGGTACAGGTGCTGACGAAGAAACCGCATCGCCGAACGGATCTAGAAATTGGCGTGGACTACAATACGCCACTACCGATGGCAAGAGACACACTTTTAAACGCACTCAACGACATCGACGGGGTCCAGCTCGACCCGCGGCCTGAGGTTGATATTGTGGGTTTCGGAGATAGCTCGATTAATTTGGTGGTTCGCTACTGGACAGCACCGCAAAAAGCGAAGGTGCGACGGACGATGACTCAGGTGATGATTGCGCTCAAGCAAGCTTGC contains:
- a CDS encoding Na-translocating system protein MpsC family protein; translation: MSTDSQTVEQLLAARVTSTYQMLMGHPLKQVSCHFLSTHAIAILLEGAITQPEKLLLSSGYGELVQVIRQRLNDIIRPRIVAEVEAVLQRGVIDSPNDVKFESDRMSFILVLTEPSNKVQNDLFENAAGG
- a CDS encoding CsbD family protein, which codes for MQPISKKIRSLAAKALTGLFLVATVITVSLGTPLDGGVAIASPTQPMAALFGRADSKAKSDLDATVGAGTSNKLEGAVQGAAGEVQSRVGNTQNKAEGVAKKLDGKAKRDVGRVQGTAGDIGSEVQDAAEGITDSVKGLLN
- a CDS encoding CsbD family protein, with product MSIEDRAKATAQNIEGKVQEAVGEVTGNPKDVSEGQAKQEGAAARHSVENVKDEIKKAID
- a CDS encoding mechanosensitive ion channel family protein codes for the protein MVVAALLVGAPAPPTLGQEPPPITAPASEPDTTEYFADVVVKGRSVFQVGSLSELEASKRAAIINRRIASVLSRDEIGDVTIQAVREVTTLQLNNRVLMTVTGQDAEDYGLSVEDLAQNWTERLNQSLEAPPLAIDVVQRLNTTVRQLSRNAIESLPAFVGALLVVLVTWGAATGVRYIAFRWAQQTEGDRSTEVLIGRLGYGGVWIVGLVIALGVLGLDFGALLGALGLTSVAIGFSLKDVLSNYISGVILLAARPFRLGDQVVISDYEGTITQIQLRATTMKTYDGRMVYIPNQEVFGASIINNTASNIRRSSVMVGIDYDADISEAVQVIQAAVSQEELVESSPVPEVLVRELAASTVNLEVRFWVNSQRGEFLAMTSDVAQTVKESLEKADIEMPTDIYTLVFRNPPALLKNTLGAEIAEQM
- a CDS encoding DUF2294 domain-containing protein, which codes for MPAASKPTIGQLERSLSQKIQALYREQLGHLPSKVTCQIFGEKLAVVIEDSLTQPEKLLVEEGQKDLATQVRSDLDDAIQPQLKTVIEDILGVQVLDVLSDATLSTGRTGLIAVLDKTPEVRNPASIPKAKSKAG
- a CDS encoding alpha-amylase, yielding MSNPNGVMMQYFHWYSPPGGSLWQEVKKQAQFLADRGITSLWLPPAYKGQGGGYDVGYGVYDIYDLGEFDQKGSIPTKYGTKDEYLAAIDAAHDAGIRVYADVVLNHKLGADHEEEAKATPLNPHDRNQPIGAPQTVKVWTHYTFPGRQGKYSEMEWHWWHFDAVDYNAYNDEQQAVYLFEGKAFDNNVDLEKGVFDYLMGCDLDMEHPEVRDELMRWGAWYVDTTQVDGFRFDAVKHVKANFFPDWLNHCRQVSGKKLFAVGEYWSDEIEALHHFVSVTGGDVMLFDAPLHYNFTEAGKQGQNYDLRQIFDGTLVKQQPALAVTLVENHDSQPLQALESVVESWFKPLAYGLILLRRDGYPCVFYADYYGAHYTDYGKDGNEYEIWLDSHQWLIDKFLSARQAYAYGDQYDYFDHANCLGWTRLGNDEHPGGVAVVISNGDDGTKWMEIGQPHRTYIDLTEHVDEPVTTNAEGWAEFRCQGGSISVWVPQP
- a CDS encoding response regulator — protein: MIPSLSLRVGQTCIIPSHLAASTQPIALIIDDSEDCRQIAVYVLEQLGCRCLTAATAVEGLRVAIASAPDIVLLDAVLPDFSGLELLDQFKQYEQSALATVVAVTALSSAIDRQRLLDAGCAHCLSKPYLLEDLANILCPYLALIPLQHSQTGRFVPYSMALSEPK
- a CDS encoding mechanosensitive ion channel family protein, translating into MSDFLQEIKETLLELVGKSIASLPGILFAIFVLLVVRYVAGFVKRLSSRVARKALKSRSLQTLIAQTSYVLTWTAGILVACISAFPGLELGDIIALLGLGSVAVGFAFQDIFKNFLAGILLLLQEPFSLGDQIIVADYEGTVDSIALRSTQIRTYQGELIVMPNSIVFTSPVQVLTKKPHRRTDLEIGVDYNTPLPMARDTLLNALNDIDGVQLDPRPEVDIVGFGDSSINLVVRYWTAPQKAKVRRTMTQVMIALKQACDRKDISIPYPIRTVYMFDQEKFDDHTASSNGREQPQSTPSSAD